The following proteins come from a genomic window of Streptomyces sp. GS7:
- a CDS encoding DNA-3-methyladenine glycosylase 2 family protein — translation MHTDTERCLRAVQSKDARFDGWFYTAVLTTGIYCRPSCPVVPPKPENMRFYPSAAAAQQAGFRACKRCRPDASPGSPQWNERADLVARAMRLIADGIVDREGVPGLAARLGYSTRQIERQLLAELGAGPLALARAQRAQTARLLVETTELPMAEIAFAAGFASIRTFNETVREVFALSPSELRGRAAPGPRTAVPGTLTLRLPFRRPLNPDNLFGHLAATAVPGVEEWRDGAYRRTLTLPYGHGIVALSPRPDHIDCRLSLTDLRDLAGAIARCRRLLDLDADPEAVDGLLRADPQLAPLVDKAPGRRVPRTVDADEFAVRAVLGQQVSTAAARTHAGRLVLAHGEPVDDPAGGLTHLFPSAPALAELDPESLAMPRTRRATLTGVVAALASGALQLGVGSDRDEARARLAALPGIGPWTVECVAMRALGDPDAFTPTDLGLRRAAAGLGMPATPAALIRHSAGWRPWRAYAVQYLWATDDHPINHLPSN, via the coding sequence ATGCACACCGACACCGAGCGCTGTCTGCGCGCCGTGCAATCCAAGGACGCCCGCTTCGACGGCTGGTTCTACACCGCCGTGCTCACCACCGGCATCTACTGCCGCCCCAGCTGTCCGGTCGTGCCCCCCAAGCCCGAGAACATGCGCTTCTACCCCAGCGCCGCCGCGGCCCAGCAGGCCGGATTCCGGGCCTGCAAGCGCTGCCGCCCGGACGCCAGCCCGGGATCCCCGCAGTGGAACGAACGGGCCGACCTCGTCGCCCGCGCCATGCGACTGATCGCCGACGGCATCGTCGACCGCGAAGGCGTCCCCGGCCTCGCCGCCCGCCTCGGCTACAGCACCCGCCAGATCGAACGCCAGCTGCTCGCCGAACTCGGCGCCGGGCCGCTCGCGCTCGCCCGCGCCCAGCGCGCCCAGACCGCCCGGCTCCTCGTCGAGACCACCGAACTCCCGATGGCGGAGATCGCGTTCGCGGCCGGCTTCGCCAGCATCCGCACCTTCAACGAGACCGTTCGGGAGGTCTTCGCGCTCTCCCCCTCAGAACTCCGCGGACGCGCCGCCCCCGGCCCGCGGACCGCCGTACCCGGCACCCTCACGCTGCGGCTCCCCTTCCGCCGGCCGCTCAACCCCGACAACCTCTTCGGACACCTCGCCGCCACCGCCGTCCCCGGAGTCGAGGAATGGCGCGACGGCGCCTACCGCCGCACCCTCACCCTCCCCTACGGACACGGCATCGTCGCCCTCTCCCCCCGCCCCGACCACATCGACTGCCGTCTGTCCCTCACCGACCTGCGCGACCTGGCCGGCGCCATCGCCCGCTGCCGCCGCCTCCTCGACCTCGATGCCGACCCGGAAGCCGTCGACGGACTCCTCCGCGCGGACCCGCAACTCGCACCACTCGTCGACAAGGCACCCGGCCGCCGGGTGCCGCGCACCGTCGACGCCGACGAGTTCGCGGTCCGCGCCGTCCTCGGGCAGCAGGTCTCCACCGCCGCCGCCCGCACCCACGCCGGCCGACTAGTCCTCGCCCACGGCGAGCCCGTCGACGACCCTGCCGGCGGCCTCACCCACCTCTTTCCGTCCGCCCCCGCCCTCGCCGAACTCGACCCGGAATCCCTGGCGATGCCCCGTACCCGCCGCGCCACCCTCACAGGCGTCGTCGCGGCCCTCGCCTCCGGCGCGCTGCAACTCGGCGTCGGCAGCGACCGGGACGAGGCCCGCGCCCGGCTCGCCGCACTGCCCGGCATCGGCCCCTGGACCGTCGAATGCGTCGCCATGCGCGCCCTCGGCGACCCCGACGCCTTCACCCCCACCGACCTCGGCCTGCGCCGCGCCGCCGCCGGCCTCGGCATGCCCGCCACCCCCGCGGCCCTCATCCGCCACTCCGCCGGCTGGCGCCCCTGGCGCGCCTACGCCGTCCAGTACCTCTGGGCGACCGACGACCACCCGATCAACCACCTCCCCTCGAACTGA